The Salvelinus namaycush isolate Seneca chromosome 8, SaNama_1.0, whole genome shotgun sequence genome has a segment encoding these proteins:
- the LOC120053062 gene encoding fatty-acid amide hydrolase 2-A-like, translating to MALTWFERFLASMLRGAVGMLFAVFQLLAQRRGADRSVRRLPPITNPLLKVPAMRLARMIRRREVTSVEVVQTYIDRIQEINPLINAMVKDRFSLALQEAAQVDKLIEEETGGEDVLEDRLPLLGVPFTVKEAFSLQGMPNSTGLVSRRGVISATDAPPVALLKRAGAIPLGVTNCSELCMWLESHNHLYGITNNPYDLERIPGGSSGGEGSILGGGGSVIGVGSDVGGSIRIPAFFNGIFGHKPTSGVVSNVGQFPPASGQQPGFLCTGPMCRYAQDLLPMLRVMGGANADRLSLSSEVDLKRLRFFSVPHDGGSPLVSPVDQQLVLAQRRVVQRLEADLGVKVQQLKIPQLKYSFQIWSAMMGAPGKDGKQPTSFAELMSDHGKKVWPLWEIAKWTVGLSKHTVAALGLVLVEMFQRAQPTQFILQQKESLQKDLEELLGTDGVLLYPSHPHLAPKHHHPLFTPFNFSYTGIFNILGLPVTQCPLGLSEEGLPLGLQLVVGKQQDRLSLATAVFLEKTFGGWRDPGSMATATTQLDTSRGTSTTTS from the exons ATGGCGCTGACATGGTTCGAACGGTTCCTGGCCTCGATGCTGCGGGGAGCGGTCGGGATGCTGTTTGCCGTCTTCCAGCTGCTCGCTCAGCGGCGGGGAGCGGACAGGTCGGTGAGGAGGCTCCCACCAATCACCAACCCACTGTTGAAGGTCCCCGCGATGCGGCTCGCCCGCATGATTCGACGGAGAGAG GTAACCAGTGTGGAGGTGGTACAGACCTACATAGACCGCATCCAAGAGATTAACCCTCTCATCAATGCCATGGTCAaggacag gtTTTCCTTGGCCCTGCAGGAGGCAGCCCAGGTGGATAAGCTGAtcgaggaggagacaggaggagaggatgtTCTGGAGGACAGGCTTCCTCTACTGGGTGTCCCGTTCACTGTCAAAGAGGCCTTCTCCCTCCAGG gTATGCCTAACTCCACAGGGCTGGTGTCACGGCGGGGGGTGATTTCGGCAACGGACGCTCCCCCGGTGGCTCTGCTGAAGAGGGCAGGGGCCATTCCTCTGGGGGTGACTAACTGTAGTGAGCTCTGCATGTGGCTTGAGTCCCATAACCACCTGTATGGAATCACCAATAACCCATACGACCTGGAGAGAATACCAGGGGGAAGCTCCG gagGGGAGGGCAGTATTTTGGGCGGCGGTGGTTCCGTGATAGGGGTTGGCTCAGATGTTGGGGGCAGTATTCGCATCCCAGCATTCTTCAACGGCATCTTCGGCCACAAGCCAACATCAG gtgtaGTGTCTAACGTGGGTCAGTTCCCCCCGGCCTCGGGGCAGCAGCCTGGTTTCCTGTGTACAGGCCCAATGTGTCGCTACGCCCAGGACCTGCTGCCCATGCTCAGAGTTATGGGAGGAGCCAACGCTGACAG GTTGTCTCTGTCGTCTGAGGTGGACCTGAAGAGATTACGGTTCTTCTCTGTTCCTCACGATGGAGGCTCTCCTCTGGTGTCTCCTGTCGACCAGCAGCTAGTCCTGGctcagaggagg GTGGTTCAGCGTCTGGAGGCAGACCTGGGGGTCAAAGTTCAGCAGCTGAAGATTCCTCAGCTCAAATACTCCTTCCAGATCTGGAGTGCAATGATGGGAGCCCCGGGGAAGGATGGAAAG CAGCCCACATCGTTTGCAGAGCTGATGTCTGACCATGGGAAGAAGGTGTGGCCTCTATGGGAGATTGCTAAGTGGACTGTGGGACTCTCTAAGCACACCGTGGCTGCTCTAG GTCTGGTCCTGGTAGAGATGTTCCAGAGGGCCCAGCCCACCCAGTTCATCCTGCAGCAGAAGGAATCTCTCCAGAAGGACCTGGAGGAACTGTTGGGAACAGACGGGGTGCTGCTCTACCCCTCTCACCCTCACCTCGCCCCCAAACACCACCATCCCCTCTTCACCCCCTTCAACTTCTCCTACACTG GTATCTTTAACATTCTGGGTCTTCCGGTGACCCAGTGTCCGTTGGGGCTGAGCGAGGAGGGTTTACCCTTGGGACTGCAGCTGGTAGTGGGGAAGCAGCAGGACCGTCTCTCCCTGGCCACCGCTGTGTTCCTGGAGAAGACCTTCGGAGGTTGGAGAGACCCGGGGAGCATGGCCACTGCCACCACCCAGCTAGATACCTCACGCGGGACGTCAACGACCACATCGTGA